Proteins co-encoded in one Armatimonadota bacterium genomic window:
- a CDS encoding fumarylacetoacetate hydrolase family protein, giving the protein MATRGTPMIHARIVHDGAVLDARVEGDVVVAGALRLPVAQATFAPPCTPTKIVCVGFNYRDHAAELAWEPPREPLLFLKPPSALVGHEAPIPYPAHTRQLEYEAELAVVIGRRCRQVPRARALDVVWGYTAFNDITARDVQREERQWVRAKAFDGAAPLGPWIVTDLDPGALDIAARVNGKTTQASNTRHMIFDVPTLIEVVSSFMTLEPGDVIATGTPAGVGPLQPGDVVEVEIGGIGVLRNRVVTGQ; this is encoded by the coding sequence ATGGCAACCAGGGGCACCCCGATGATCCACGCCCGCATCGTGCACGACGGTGCCGTCCTCGACGCCCGTGTCGAGGGCGACGTGGTCGTGGCGGGGGCGCTGCGCCTGCCCGTGGCGCAGGCCACCTTCGCCCCGCCCTGCACCCCCACCAAGATCGTCTGCGTCGGCTTCAACTACCGGGACCACGCGGCCGAGCTGGCGTGGGAGCCGCCCCGCGAGCCCCTGCTCTTCCTCAAACCGCCCAGCGCCCTGGTGGGGCACGAGGCGCCGATCCCCTACCCCGCGCACACGCGCCAGCTCGAGTACGAGGCCGAGCTGGCCGTCGTCATCGGCCGGCGGTGCCGGCAGGTCCCCCGGGCGCGCGCGCTGGACGTGGTGTGGGGCTACACCGCATTCAACGACATCACCGCGCGCGACGTCCAGCGCGAGGAGCGCCAGTGGGTGCGGGCCAAGGCGTTCGACGGCGCGGCGCCGCTGGGGCCGTGGATCGTCACCGACCTCGATCCCGGCGCCCTCGACATCGCCGCGCGGGTCAACGGGAAGACCACGCAGGCATCCAACACCCGCCACATGATCTTCGACGTGCCGACGCTCATCGAGGTCGTCTCGTCCTTCATGACGCTCGAGCCCGGCGACGTCATCGCCACCGGCACCCCCGCCGGTGTGGGTCCCCTGCAGCCGGGTGACGTCGTCGAGGTGGAAATCGGCGGGATCGGCGTGCTGCGGAACCGGGTGGTGACAGGGCAGTAA
- a CDS encoding tripartite tricarboxylate transporter permease, which yields MGEAAVSALAIFADPARLGLLFAGVLAGLVVGVMPGMGGIVAVSLILPYIYKLDAVAAAAIMTGALAVVHTSDTITSVLIGAPGSAASAVSVIEGHQLARQGQAARALAAAFLSSLAGGLVGALGLTLAIPVARPLVLALGSPELFMLTALGVSYAGSLLGKEARKGLLAGLVGLLLGMIGPSPAAAQVRFDFGRLYLMDGIPLVVVALGVFGIAEVITLLSRGGAIADAPTTLGVGWAQGLRDVLTHRWLVLRGALIGVWAGILPALGATAGTWMAYGHVVATSRDRSRFGKGDIRGIIAPEAANNAVAAGDLIPTLLFMVPGSASAALLVGALLRYGILPGPRIVTDHLSLIYVIVWSYALANVLGAGLCFAASPAMAKLTQVPFARLAAPVLITIALGAYQTTQDMGDLVALFLLGLLGWAMSKTGWPRAPLLIGFVLAGPMERYFVVTHNLYGWTWLARPGVLAIGAVLIAPFVWGLVRWMRGRGQARAAAAAGRVPADLLLSLVVAGVFVVALAQIRGFVPGARVMPLLVAAPGLGLAALQVLRALQGRSGVGDEDPPTAADLRRGLAGFASLGVFFVLIWVVGFHLAAAAFMLAVTLGEARMRPLPATVYTALTVGALAGFGTLLGVHWPEGMLALRR from the coding sequence ATGGGTGAGGCGGCAGTCTCGGCGCTGGCGATCTTCGCCGACCCCGCGCGGCTTGGGCTGCTCTTCGCGGGCGTGCTCGCGGGCCTGGTGGTGGGCGTCATGCCCGGCATGGGCGGCATCGTCGCGGTGTCGCTGATCCTGCCCTACATCTACAAGCTCGACGCCGTGGCGGCCGCCGCCATCATGACCGGGGCCCTGGCGGTGGTCCACACCTCCGACACGATCACCTCGGTGCTGATCGGCGCGCCGGGCTCGGCCGCGTCGGCCGTCTCGGTGATCGAGGGCCACCAGCTGGCCCGCCAGGGCCAGGCAGCCCGGGCCCTGGCGGCCGCGTTCCTCTCGTCGCTGGCCGGCGGCCTCGTCGGCGCCCTGGGGCTCACGCTCGCCATTCCGGTGGCGCGCCCGCTGGTCCTGGCGCTGGGATCGCCCGAACTGTTCATGCTCACCGCGCTGGGCGTCTCCTACGCGGGCAGCCTGCTCGGCAAGGAGGCGCGCAAGGGCCTGCTGGCCGGCCTCGTGGGCCTGCTGCTGGGCATGATCGGGCCGTCGCCGGCGGCTGCCCAGGTGCGCTTCGACTTCGGGCGGCTCTACCTCATGGACGGCATCCCGCTGGTGGTGGTGGCGCTGGGCGTCTTCGGCATCGCCGAGGTGATCACGCTGCTCTCCCGGGGCGGCGCCATCGCCGACGCGCCGACCACGCTGGGCGTCGGGTGGGCGCAGGGCCTGCGCGACGTGCTCACCCACCGCTGGCTCGTGCTGCGGGGCGCGCTCATCGGCGTCTGGGCCGGCATCCTCCCGGCGCTGGGCGCCACGGCCGGCACCTGGATGGCCTACGGGCACGTGGTCGCCACCAGCCGCGACCGCAGTCGATTCGGCAAGGGCGACATCCGCGGGATCATCGCGCCCGAGGCGGCCAACAACGCGGTGGCCGCCGGCGACCTCATCCCCACGCTGCTGTTCATGGTGCCGGGCAGCGCGTCGGCGGCCCTGCTGGTGGGCGCCCTGCTGCGCTACGGCATCCTGCCCGGCCCGCGCATCGTGACCGACCACCTCTCGCTGATCTACGTGATCGTCTGGTCGTACGCGCTGGCCAACGTGCTGGGCGCCGGCCTGTGCTTCGCGGCGAGCCCGGCCATGGCGAAGCTCACGCAGGTGCCGTTTGCGCGCCTGGCGGCGCCGGTGCTCATCACCATCGCGCTCGGCGCCTACCAGACCACGCAGGACATGGGCGACCTGGTGGCGCTCTTCCTCCTGGGCCTGCTGGGCTGGGCCATGAGCAAGACGGGCTGGCCGCGCGCCCCGCTGCTCATCGGGTTCGTGCTGGCCGGACCGATGGAACGCTACTTCGTGGTCACGCACAACCTCTACGGCTGGACGTGGCTCGCTCGTCCGGGTGTGCTCGCCATCGGCGCCGTGCTCATCGCGCCGTTCGTCTGGGGGCTGGTGCGGTGGATGCGGGGCCGCGGTCAGGCGCGCGCGGCGGCCGCGGCGGGTCGCGTGCCGGCCGACCTGCTGCTCAGCCTGGTGGTCGCGGGCGTCTTCGTCGTCGCCCTGGCCCAGATCCGCGGCTTCGTCCCCGGCGCCCGGGTGATGCCCCTGCTGGTGGCGGCGCCGGGGCTGGGGCTGGCGGCGCTGCAGGTGCTCCGGGCCCTGCAAGGGCGCTCGGGCGTCGGCGACGAAGATCCTCCGACAGCCGCCGACCTGCGACGGGGGCTGGCCGGCTTCGCGAGCCTGGGCGTCTTCTTCGTCTTGATCTGGGTGGTCGGGTTCCACCTGGCGGCAGCCGCATTCATGCTGGCGGTGACGCTAGGCGAGGCGCGCATGCGGCCGCTGCCGGCGACCGTGTACACCGCGCTGACGGTGGGCGCGCTGGCAGGCTTCGGAACGCTGCTGGGCGTGCACTGGCCCGAGGGGATGCTCGCGCTGCGGCGGTGA
- a CDS encoding xanthine dehydrogenase family protein molybdopterin-binding subunit, which produces MSATAQPGAGRWIGRPLRRLEDQRFLRGQARYIGDLTLPGMLHLLVVRSPHAHARLGPIDARRVLAAPGVVAVLTAQTLAGRVRPLPVAAQEGTAVAREAAHPILPLDRVRYVGQPVAAIVAESQAAAEDAADLLEIAYEPLPAVVDPHQALRGEVRLHDGVADNVLARWRRASGDVEGAFARAAHVVRQTFHIPRLAGAPIEPRGALAAYDPGTDVLTLWISAQDPHRPRAQLARVLDRPEDRIRVITPDVGGGFGVKGALPPEAALAAIAAVDLGRPVRWLEDRRENLQATYQGRGLDADVAVAADADGRVLAVRARLVADSGAYLFPPTANMPVTTGTLLVGAYAVPAAEVEVLSVATTKVPLGPYRGAGRPEAALIVERMMDLLAHEVGLDPAEIRRRNVIPPEAFPYTTPLGLTYDSGNYAQALDRALDLVAYDRWRAEQRRARADGRLLGIGLALYVERAAPQFWESAEVTVDPGGRVVVRTGSTAHGQGHETTFAQIAADVLGLDPAQVAVRQGDSAVVPRGVGTFGSRSMATGGSAVLLCARAIREKASAIAAHLLEAAVDDIEWADGALHVRGLPARAVPWAQVAAAAYDPTKLPAGLEPGLHAVRYIALRGPVFPYGVYVAVVEVERETGEVRILRFVAVDDAGRLVNPLLAEGQVIGSTVQGLGQALWEEVVYDETGQLRTATFADYALPRAPHVPPIVTAFLETPSPFTPLGAKGIGESGTIGTLPAVANAVADALRPLGIRHVDVPFTPPRLWKLLAGR; this is translated from the coding sequence ATGAGCGCGACGGCGCAGCCCGGCGCCGGCCGGTGGATCGGCCGGCCGCTGCGCCGGCTGGAAGACCAGCGGTTCCTGCGCGGGCAGGCGCGCTACATCGGGGACCTGACCCTGCCCGGCATGCTGCACCTGCTCGTCGTGCGCAGCCCGCACGCGCACGCGCGGCTGGGTCCCATCGACGCACGGCGTGTCCTCGCCGCTCCCGGCGTGGTGGCGGTCCTCACCGCACAGACGCTCGCCGGGCGGGTCCGCCCCCTGCCGGTGGCCGCCCAGGAGGGCACCGCGGTGGCGCGCGAGGCCGCGCACCCGATCCTGCCGCTAGACCGCGTCCGCTACGTCGGTCAGCCGGTGGCCGCCATCGTGGCCGAGAGCCAGGCCGCGGCCGAGGACGCCGCGGACCTGCTGGAGATCGCCTACGAGCCCCTGCCGGCGGTGGTCGATCCGCACCAGGCGCTGCGGGGCGAGGTGCGGCTGCACGACGGCGTGGCCGACAACGTGCTGGCGCGATGGCGGCGGGCCAGCGGCGACGTCGAGGGCGCGTTCGCGCGCGCTGCCCACGTCGTGCGGCAGACCTTCCACATCCCGCGGCTCGCCGGCGCGCCCATCGAGCCCCGCGGCGCGCTGGCCGCGTACGATCCGGGCACCGACGTGCTCACCCTGTGGATCTCGGCCCAGGACCCCCACCGTCCGCGGGCGCAGCTGGCCCGCGTGCTCGACCGCCCCGAGGACCGCATCCGGGTCATCACCCCCGACGTCGGCGGCGGGTTCGGCGTCAAGGGCGCGCTCCCGCCGGAGGCCGCGCTCGCCGCCATCGCCGCGGTGGACCTCGGGCGGCCGGTGCGCTGGCTGGAGGATCGCCGCGAGAACCTGCAGGCGACGTACCAGGGGCGCGGGCTCGACGCCGACGTCGCGGTGGCCGCCGACGCCGACGGCCGCGTGCTGGCGGTGCGCGCCCGTCTCGTGGCCGACAGCGGCGCCTACCTCTTCCCGCCCACGGCCAACATGCCCGTGACCACCGGCACGTTGCTGGTGGGCGCGTACGCGGTGCCGGCCGCCGAGGTCGAGGTGCTCAGCGTGGCGACCACCAAGGTGCCGCTGGGCCCCTACCGCGGGGCCGGCCGGCCCGAGGCCGCGCTGATCGTCGAACGCATGATGGACCTGCTGGCGCACGAGGTGGGGCTCGATCCCGCGGAGATCCGCCGGCGCAACGTCATTCCGCCTGAGGCCTTCCCCTACACGACGCCGTTGGGCCTGACCTACGACTCGGGGAACTACGCGCAGGCGCTGGACCGCGCCCTGGACCTCGTGGCGTACGACCGCTGGCGCGCCGAGCAGCGCCGCGCGCGGGCAGACGGCCGCCTGCTGGGGATCGGGCTGGCGCTCTACGTCGAGCGCGCCGCACCGCAGTTCTGGGAGAGCGCCGAGGTCACGGTCGATCCGGGCGGCCGCGTCGTGGTGCGAACCGGGTCCACCGCCCACGGCCAGGGCCACGAGACGACCTTTGCGCAGATCGCCGCCGACGTGCTGGGGCTCGACCCCGCGCAGGTCGCGGTCCGGCAGGGCGACTCGGCGGTGGTCCCGCGGGGCGTCGGCACGTTCGGGAGCCGCTCCATGGCCACCGGCGGGTCGGCGGTGCTGCTGTGTGCGCGCGCGATCCGCGAGAAGGCCTCGGCGATCGCCGCGCACCTGCTGGAAGCGGCGGTCGACGACATCGAGTGGGCCGACGGCGCGCTCCACGTGCGGGGCCTCCCCGCGCGGGCCGTGCCGTGGGCGCAGGTCGCGGCGGCGGCCTACGACCCCACGAAGTTGCCGGCGGGCCTGGAACCCGGCCTGCACGCGGTACGGTACATCGCCCTGCGTGGCCCGGTGTTCCCCTACGGCGTCTACGTTGCGGTGGTGGAGGTCGAGCGCGAGACCGGCGAGGTGCGCATCCTGCGCTTCGTCGCCGTCGACGACGCCGGGCGCCTGGTGAACCCGCTGCTGGCCGAGGGCCAGGTGATCGGCTCGACCGTCCAGGGGCTGGGTCAGGCGCTGTGGGAGGAAGTCGTCTACGACGAGACGGGACAGCTGCGCACCGCGACCTTCGCCGACTACGCCCTGCCCCGCGCGCCCCACGTCCCGCCCATCGTCACCGCGTTCCTGGAGACTCCCTCGCCGTTCACCCCGCTGGGGGCCAAGGGGATCGGCGAGTCGGGCACCATCGGCACGCTGCCGGCGGTGGCCAACGCCGTGGCCGACGCGCTGCGGCCGCTGGGCATCCGGCACGTCGACGTCCCCTTCACGCCGCCGCGCCTGTGGAAGCTGCTCGCCGGCAGGTGA
- a CDS encoding Xaa-Pro peptidase family protein, with translation MAPFEFEAVRTTLDNPKHFADFVNSPYYTDAVYDRFSEAEHRRRFELTRAKMARLGLDGLIVCGGPSHWSYGGGVFWLTNHREWHAMCTYVFVPREGEPTLLYGMGGTHAEATRRAVAVRDVRPASRGQFAEVLAARIKELGLERGRIGITVADPRYNDYLPVNQYVTLARALPEATLEFVGDFFHEFLVVKSAEELARVRRAGELCAAALLAMVDAARPGVTEWELKAAAASAMLKGGGEVDFVIVGATPMDAPRMVFGNPRPSGRRLERGDIVLNEVAAGYEGYTAQMGVPICVGPPSDRVRRIFDEVVLPGFQLLAGELRPGNTFQAMARHAGFFRAHGYQSRPIILHGLDLVTHAPEVRVDGAHGDPDDMVMKPGMTVMLEPNLITPDGLLGLFFGHTFIITETGAERLGTRVPLDLLVAPV, from the coding sequence GTGGCACCGTTCGAGTTCGAGGCCGTGCGGACGACGCTGGACAACCCCAAGCACTTCGCCGACTTCGTCAACTCGCCGTACTACACCGACGCCGTGTACGACCGCTTCTCCGAGGCCGAGCACCGGCGGCGCTTCGAGCTGACCCGCGCCAAAATGGCGCGCCTGGGGCTCGACGGCCTGATCGTCTGCGGCGGGCCCAGCCACTGGTCGTACGGCGGCGGGGTGTTCTGGCTGACCAACCACCGCGAGTGGCACGCCATGTGCACCTACGTCTTCGTGCCGCGCGAGGGCGAGCCCACGCTGCTCTACGGCATGGGCGGCACCCACGCGGAGGCCACGCGCCGGGCCGTGGCGGTGCGCGACGTGCGGCCCGCGAGCCGGGGGCAGTTCGCCGAGGTGCTGGCGGCCCGCATCAAGGAGCTGGGCCTGGAGCGCGGCCGCATCGGCATCACCGTGGCGGACCCGCGGTACAACGACTACCTGCCGGTGAACCAGTACGTGACGCTGGCGCGGGCCCTGCCCGAGGCCACGCTGGAGTTCGTGGGCGACTTCTTCCACGAGTTCCTGGTGGTGAAGAGCGCCGAAGAGCTGGCCCGGGTGCGCCGCGCGGGCGAGCTGTGCGCGGCCGCGCTTCTGGCCATGGTCGACGCGGCGCGGCCCGGGGTGACCGAGTGGGAGCTGAAGGCCGCCGCGGCCAGCGCCATGCTCAAAGGAGGCGGGGAGGTCGACTTCGTCATCGTGGGTGCCACGCCCATGGACGCCCCGCGCATGGTCTTCGGGAACCCGCGCCCCTCGGGACGGCGCCTGGAGCGGGGCGACATCGTCCTCAACGAGGTGGCCGCAGGCTACGAGGGGTACACGGCGCAGATGGGCGTGCCGATCTGCGTGGGACCGCCCAGCGACCGGGTGCGCCGGATCTTCGACGAGGTGGTCCTGCCGGGGTTCCAGCTGCTGGCGGGCGAACTGCGGCCGGGCAACACGTTCCAGGCCATGGCCCGCCACGCCGGCTTCTTCCGCGCCCACGGCTACCAGTCGCGGCCCATCATCCTGCACGGGCTGGACCTGGTCACGCACGCGCCCGAGGTGCGGGTGGACGGCGCGCACGGCGATCCCGACGACATGGTGATGAAACCGGGGATGACGGTGATGCTGGAACCCAACCTGATCACGCCCGACGGCCTGCTGGGGCTGTTCTTCGGACACACGTTCATCATCACCGAGACGGGCGCCGAGCGGCTGGGCACCCGGGTGCCGCTCGACCTGCTGGTGGCACCCGTATGA
- a CDS encoding ABC transporter permease — MSNVALELERRATARAAAARLRQRQAARDGAVRAAAVAVVLVLWEVVGRQMSPFLFAPPSRIAAAAAEMLASGELWRYLSESLKVFVVGLSLGAVAGVLVGVAMARFRVLDLALEPMMIALYSTPTVALMPLVIVWFGLGLRAKAAVIFLFALFPILLNTYQGVKSVDPRLLEVARSFRSPERALWGDVIIPSSLPFIVAGLRLAIGRGLVGMLISDLYVAVSGIGYLIMRAQQHVRIDQMFVGILPLSLLGVTLVQGLRWLEGKVAPWQHQGRDD; from the coding sequence ATGTCCAACGTGGCCCTCGAACTGGAGCGCCGGGCGACGGCCCGGGCCGCGGCCGCGCGGCTGCGGCAGCGCCAGGCCGCGCGCGACGGCGCCGTCCGCGCGGCGGCCGTGGCGGTGGTGCTGGTGCTGTGGGAGGTGGTGGGCCGGCAGATGAGCCCCTTCCTGTTCGCGCCGCCCTCGCGCATCGCCGCGGCCGCCGCGGAGATGCTCGCCTCGGGCGAGCTGTGGCGGTACCTGAGCGAGAGCCTCAAGGTGTTCGTGGTCGGCCTCAGCCTGGGCGCGGTGGCAGGAGTGCTCGTGGGGGTGGCCATGGCGCGGTTCCGGGTGCTGGACCTCGCGCTGGAGCCGATGATGATCGCCCTCTACTCCACGCCCACGGTGGCCCTGATGCCGCTGGTGATCGTGTGGTTCGGGCTGGGCCTGCGGGCCAAGGCCGCCGTGATCTTCCTCTTCGCCCTCTTCCCCATCCTCCTGAACACCTACCAGGGGGTGAAGAGCGTGGACCCGCGCCTGCTGGAGGTCGCCCGATCGTTCCGCAGCCCCGAGCGCGCGCTGTGGGGCGACGTCATCATCCCGTCCTCGCTGCCCTTCATCGTGGCGGGGCTGCGGCTGGCCATCGGGCGCGGACTGGTCGGCATGCTGATCTCCGACCTCTACGTGGCCGTCTCGGGGATCGGGTACCTGATCATGCGCGCACAGCAGCACGTGCGCATCGACCAGATGTTCGTGGGCATCCTGCCCCTCTCACTGCTGGGCGTCACGCTGGTGCAGGGGTTACGGTGGCTGGAGGGCAAGGTGGCGCCCTGGCAGCACCAGGGGCGCGACGACTGA
- a CDS encoding ABC transporter ATP-binding protein, whose product MAGRVKIRVEGATRTFLGGAVLALDRVTLDVYENEIACLVGPSGCGKTTLLRALDGLLPLSAGQITIDGAPVTGPPPNVAMVFQHFGLFPWKTVKANAAYGLKLAGAPRDVIEARVQRVLRLVGLEGFEHVYPYQLSGGMQQRVGLARALAMAPEILLMDEPFAALDAQTRELLQEETLRILEEERKTIVFVTHSIDEAILLGDRVIVLTARPGRVKQIVPVPFARPRRLAAIRADPAFGELRTRLWELLRQEMQ is encoded by the coding sequence ATGGCCGGACGGGTGAAGATCCGGGTCGAGGGCGCCACGCGCACGTTCCTGGGCGGCGCGGTGCTCGCGCTGGATCGCGTCACCCTGGACGTCTACGAGAACGAGATCGCATGTCTCGTGGGGCCCAGCGGGTGCGGCAAGACCACGCTCCTGCGGGCCCTGGACGGCCTGCTCCCCCTGAGCGCGGGGCAGATCACCATCGACGGCGCACCGGTGACCGGGCCGCCGCCCAACGTGGCCATGGTCTTCCAGCACTTCGGGCTGTTCCCCTGGAAGACCGTGAAGGCCAACGCCGCCTACGGGCTCAAGCTGGCCGGCGCGCCCCGCGACGTGATCGAGGCCCGGGTGCAGCGGGTGTTGAGACTCGTAGGGCTCGAGGGGTTCGAGCACGTTTACCCGTATCAGCTCTCGGGCGGCATGCAACAGCGCGTGGGGCTGGCGCGGGCCCTGGCCATGGCCCCCGAGATCCTGCTGATGGACGAGCCGTTTGCGGCGCTGGACGCCCAGACGCGCGAGCTCCTCCAGGAGGAGACGCTGCGCATCCTCGAGGAAGAGCGCAAGACCATCGTGTTCGTGACCCACAGCATCGACGAGGCGATCCTGCTGGGCGACCGGGTGATCGTCCTGACGGCGCGGCCGGGCCGGGTGAAGCAGATCGTGCCCGTCCCCTTCGCGCGCCCGCGGCGGCTGGCCGCGATCCGGGCCGACCCGGCGTTCGGCGAGCTGCGCACGCGCCTGTGGGAGCTGCTGCGCCAGGAGATGCAGTGA
- a CDS encoding ABC transporter substrate-binding protein — MRGRLRAIAVLAITAALGLPAPPIAYAAPAGTGQPIYPAPGPKRKLVLGMPVAPPNVVHTPMALAKEFGFTDRFNIDLEIKNFEGSTRALTAAIAGDVQVGTLDCVNAFGNGVPLVGFYGGAPKLPVVMVARDPIRDIKDLRGKKIGMSSAPGGFIDRMNRAVLAAANIRPDEVTIVQTTTAGRVPSLVSGQTDTAIFHYEQASRLLRQVPGTRVIFDLQNALPNYQYHVYCAMRSVVERHREALIDLVAASILAVRHAVNNRAEAVRALVKLTGAEEMDAGYAYAQMIARCVWARNLGLDLRRIQWTIDYSYEGGEMKQRYQAAQLLDMSIANEALRRAGGPVPTPQGCQ; from the coding sequence ATGCGTGGACGTCTGCGCGCGATCGCAGTGCTGGCGATCACGGCAGCGCTGGGCCTTCCGGCGCCGCCTATAGCGTACGCGGCCCCGGCCGGGACGGGCCAGCCGATCTACCCGGCGCCGGGGCCCAAGCGCAAGCTCGTGCTGGGCATGCCGGTGGCGCCGCCCAACGTGGTGCACACGCCCATGGCGCTGGCCAAGGAGTTCGGGTTCACCGACAGGTTCAACATCGACCTGGAGATCAAGAACTTCGAGGGCTCGACCCGCGCGCTGACCGCGGCCATCGCCGGCGACGTGCAGGTGGGCACCCTCGACTGCGTCAACGCCTTCGGCAACGGGGTGCCCCTGGTGGGCTTCTACGGGGGCGCGCCCAAGCTGCCGGTGGTCATGGTCGCGCGCGATCCCATCCGGGACATCAAGGACCTGCGGGGCAAGAAGATCGGCATGTCCAGCGCCCCGGGCGGGTTCATCGACCGCATGAACCGGGCCGTGCTGGCGGCGGCCAACATCCGACCCGACGAGGTCACCATCGTGCAGACCACCACGGCCGGGCGCGTGCCGTCGCTCGTTTCCGGGCAGACCGACACGGCCATCTTCCACTACGAACAGGCCAGCCGGCTGCTGCGCCAGGTGCCCGGGACGCGGGTGATCTTCGACCTGCAGAACGCCCTGCCCAACTACCAGTACCACGTCTACTGCGCCATGCGCAGCGTCGTCGAGCGCCACCGCGAGGCGCTCATCGACCTGGTGGCCGCGTCGATCCTGGCGGTGCGGCACGCCGTCAACAACCGCGCCGAGGCCGTGCGGGCGCTGGTCAAGCTCACGGGCGCCGAGGAGATGGACGCCGGCTACGCCTACGCCCAGATGATCGCGCGGTGCGTCTGGGCCCGCAACCTGGGGCTGGACCTCCGGCGCATCCAGTGGACGATCGACTACAGCTACGAGGGCGGCGAGATGAAGCAGCGCTACCAGGCCGCCCAGCTCCTCGACATGTCCATCGCCAACGAGGCGCTGCGGCGGGCAGGCGGCCCGGTGCCCACCCCGCAGGGGTGCCAGTAG
- a CDS encoding Xaa-Pro peptidase family protein — MSGDPQRPAGAPVADEALYPRFSAQEFGRRWAAARALMAREGLDVLVVHGESSLNRHAQADVLWLSGFLGNRQTYVVVGATEAPVLFVHPHNHVPNAREMASVEVRWGGPDAAATVAAHARALRAGPGTLGYVGPVPVQAYLTWQRFLPGWTLVDVTAAFRQLRLIKSDEEIAWTRRGAALTDLAVQALIDGLRPGMREYELGALVEGAALPAGGLLHLAYLSSAPQDAGAVCVPRQNPSARVLQRGDVVNCEIGISYWGYSGQMHRPIFVQAEPTPLYRRLCDVALEAYTRCAERLRPGATVDDVLDAAEVIHEAGYTIVDDVLHGFVVGLLPPSVRTRRTADGPHRPFVFEAGMCVVVQPNVVTPDLRAGVQVGNLFLITATGAECLHRLPVQYYITR, encoded by the coding sequence ATGTCCGGTGATCCGCAGCGCCCGGCGGGCGCTCCCGTCGCGGACGAGGCGCTCTACCCGCGGTTCTCGGCGCAGGAGTTCGGCCGCCGGTGGGCCGCGGCCCGGGCGCTCATGGCGCGAGAGGGCCTCGACGTGCTGGTCGTCCACGGCGAGTCGTCGCTGAACCGGCACGCCCAGGCCGACGTGCTGTGGCTGTCGGGCTTCCTGGGCAACCGGCAGACCTACGTGGTCGTCGGCGCGACGGAGGCCCCGGTGCTCTTCGTGCACCCGCACAACCACGTGCCGAATGCCCGCGAGATGGCCAGCGTCGAGGTGCGCTGGGGCGGCCCGGATGCCGCGGCCACCGTGGCGGCGCATGCCCGCGCGCTCCGGGCGGGGCCGGGCACGCTCGGGTACGTCGGGCCGGTGCCCGTGCAGGCGTACCTCACCTGGCAGCGCTTCCTGCCCGGGTGGACGCTGGTCGACGTCACCGCCGCCTTCCGCCAGCTGCGCCTGATCAAGAGCGACGAGGAGATCGCCTGGACGCGCCGCGGCGCGGCGTTGACCGACCTGGCCGTCCAGGCCCTCATCGACGGCCTGCGGCCCGGCATGCGCGAGTACGAGCTGGGCGCGCTGGTGGAAGGCGCCGCGCTGCCTGCCGGCGGCCTGCTGCACCTCGCCTACCTCTCGTCGGCCCCGCAGGACGCCGGCGCGGTGTGCGTCCCGCGGCAGAACCCCTCGGCACGGGTCCTCCAGCGCGGGGACGTGGTGAACTGCGAGATCGGCATCTCGTACTGGGGCTACTCGGGGCAGATGCACCGGCCGATCTTCGTCCAGGCCGAGCCCACCCCCCTGTACCGGCGACTGTGCGACGTGGCCCTCGAGGCCTACACCCGCTGTGCGGAGCGGCTGCGGCCCGGGGCCACCGTGGACGACGTGCTGGACGCTGCCGAGGTCATCCACGAGGCGGGGTACACGATCGTCGACGACGTGCTGCACGGCTTCGTGGTGGGCCTGCTGCCGCCCTCGGTGCGCACCCGGCGTACCGCCGACGGGCCGCACCGGCCGTTCGTCTTCGAGGCGGGCATGTGCGTGGTCGTCCAGCCCAACGTGGTCACGCCCGATCTCCGGGCGGGCGTACAGGTGGGGAACCTGTTTCTCATCACGGCGACCGGTGCCGAGTGCCTGCACCGGCTGCCGGTGCAGTACTACATCACCCGCTGA